Below is a window of Gilliamella sp. ESL0405 DNA.
TTGATAGCTGAAGAGTTAGTAAAACTCAAGCATATCACTGTCATTACCAACAGTCTTACTTCTGCATTTATTTTATCGGATAACAGTGACATTATGTTATTTATGTGTGGTGGTACGCTGAGGCATAAGACTCGTTCTTTTCATGGAAAAATTGCTGAGCAATCGTTAGACGGCATTTCTGCTGATATTTTGTTTGTTGGTGCAGATGGAATAGATCCAAAAAGAGGAATAACAACGTTTAACGAAGGCTACACTATCAGTAGTGTGATGGCTAATGCGGCAAGGCAGGTTGTTGCGGTTTTAGATTCATCAAAATTTGGACGAAATGGCATTAATATCGTATTACCACTTAATAAACTAAGTACCATAATTACCGATACTGATGTCGATAACAGTTATAAACAACAATTTGAAGAAAAAGGCATTGGTTTTATAGCTGTTTAAATTTTTTAACTGGTGATTGTGTATCTTTTTGAACAAAGCTTAAAAGATCTTTTAGCTAAATAGTCGATTTTGGGTAATGAACGTAATGATAGCAATGGATTGTTGTTGGCTATTTGGTTGATTAATACTATTGAACTCATTTGATTATTTAAGCTTGTTATTTCTCCCAATGCTATGACTTTGCAATCAATACGTAGGTGAGAATATGATATTAACAATTACCATGAATCCTTCCGTGGATATCTCTTATCCACTCAATACGCTCCATATTAATGATATTAATCGTGTTGCCAATGTTAGAAAAACTGCTGGTGGTAAAGGACTCAATGTCACACGAGGTGTGAAGTTTTCTGGCATCGAGGTGTTAGCTTCCGGTATTGTTGGCGGTACAACAGGTGAATATATACAAAAACAGTTAGATAGTGACAATATCCACTACCATTTTTATGTTACCAAGCATGAATCACGAAATTGTATCGCAATACTACATGAAGGCAATCAAACCGAAATTCTCGAATCCGGGCCAACACTCGGACAAAAAGAGGTGGACGCCTTTTTAGCGCACTATCAAACGTTAATGGACAAAGCCAAAGTGATGACCATTTCCGGATCGCTGCCACAAGGTTTTCCGGTTGATTTTTATGCCACATTAATTCAAATCGCCAATAAAAAGAGCATTCCTGTTTTGCTAGATTCCTCCGGCAAGATGTTATTAGCTACGCTGGTGTCTGAACGTAAACCTTACTTAATTAAGCCGAATAAAGATGAATTACAACAAATAATTCAAATGGATATTGATGTAAATGATACGGCTTCGTTGATTAAGGCGGTTGATCATCCACTGCTAAATGCAATCCCTTTTATCATTATTTCACTGGGTAAAAATGGTGCTTTTGCGCGTTGTCATCAGCAATATTATCAAGTTTCAATCCCTAAAATTGATGTTGTCAATCCGGTTGGATCTGGCGATGTGACGTTAGCGGGGCTTGCGGTAAGTATCCATGAAAACGAATCGATAGAAACCATGCTCAAACGGGCGATGACAATGGGCATGTTAAATGCCATGGAATCGCAAACCGGGTTTGTGAATATGCACAATTATGATGATTATTTTCAACAAGTTATTGTTAACCAAATTTATTAAATATCAAGATTAATTCAGGAGTTATTATGTATCTTATTTCAAGTCAAGAGATGTTAAAAAAAGCGCAACGTGAAAATTATGCTGTTCCGGCATTTAATATTCATAACCTTGAAACAATTCAAGTTGTGATTGATACCGCAAAACAGTTGCAGTCGCCGGTTATATTAGCCGCCACCCCCGGCACTTATCGTTATGCCGGCACAGAGTATTTAATCAATATTTGTAAAACAGCAGCCCAAATTAAGCATTTCCCGTTTGCTTTACATCTTGATCACCATGAAGATGTCGATGATATCCAAGCCAAAATTGCCGGCGGCATTCGCTCAATTATGATCGATGCTTCACATCATCCCTTTGAAGAAAATATTGACATTGTGCGTAATATGGTCGAATTTAGTCATAAATTTAATGCCAGTGTTGAAGCTGAATTAGGGCGTCTGGGCGGGCAAGAAGACGATCTTATCGTGGATGATAAAGACAGTGCCTTTACCGATCCGGATGCAGCAAGGGAATATGTCGAGCGCACTGGCATCGATTCTTTAGCGGTGGCAATTGGATCCGCTCATGGGATGTATAAAGGTGAGCCTAAATTGGATTTTGATCGATTAGCCAAAATACGCGAAAAAGTTGCCATTCCATTGGTGTTGCATGGCGCTTCGGGAATACCTGAAGCAATGGTGAAAAAATCGATTTCATTAGGTATCTGTAAAGTGAATGTGGCAACTGAATTAAAAATTGCTTTTTCAGATGCGTTGAAACAATACTTTCAAGCGCAACCGGATGCTAACGATCCAAGGCACTACATGCAACCGGCTAAACTGGCAATGGCGAAAATTGTGGAAGATAAAATTCGTATTTGTGGAAGTGCAGGTAAACTATAATATGAAAGCTAAAGGTATTTTGTTTGATTTAGATGGTACTTTGGTGAACTCTCTACCAGCAGTTGAACGCTGCTGGTTGAAATTTGCTCAGCGGCATCATTTAGATGCCACTCAGGTATTAACAACCATTCATGGGCGTAAAGCTATCGATAATATTAAGCTGTTTTTACCTGATCAGCCCGCTAGTTTGATTGAGCAAGAATATCATTGGATGGAGCAATTAGAGTCAAATGATGTACAAGGGATTGATGAAATACCGGGCGCAAGCGATTTTCTGCAGCTATTATCATCAATGAATATCCCTTGGGGGATTGTTACTTCCGGCACTAAAATTGTGGCTGAAGCAAGATTTAGTTTGCTACAGGTTGCCAAACCGCCGGTATTTATCACTGGCGAAATGGTAGCTAACACCAAACCAGCGCCGGACGGCTATTTGCAAGGCGCAAAACTATTAGGTTTAGCTGCCAGTTCGTGTATTGTTTTTGAAGATTCCGCTGCGGGCATTGAGTCAGCAAATAAGGCTAATTGTCAGGTGATTGGTGTTAATACGTCTAATTTGATTAATCATCATGCCCAGCTAAATATCGATAACTTTAATGATCTGATTGTTGAAAAAATCACAGGTAGCGATCAATTCATTATTAATAAAAAAACGTTTTGCTAATAAGATAATCCCCGGCGGTGTTACCTGCTTTTGCTCCACACAAGTGCAATTGATTTAACTGTCTTTAGATTGAAAGTATACGAAAGATTGAAAGTATACAAAATTTAGCTAAATTTATGCATACTTTCAACTCGTTAAAGGTTATTGCGTTGCCTTACTCATCGCTTGTTTAAAGGTTGAAAAAGCGCAAAAGCCCAGCGTGTTAATTGGGCAATTCTCCATTTCCAACGTCACCTTAAGTGGTGGGTTTTGTCGGTTTAATTCGGTTAAATGACGAATTTGATCGGTAGATTGATAAAAATATTCAATTTTCATCATCGCTTCACCAGTTTGATTGTTACGCCATTTCTGAAAGACAACCTTGCCACCGATAGGCGTTGTTTCAAACTGATCGGCAAGCTGATAAGGTTTAATCTTTATGGTTGAAAATAGTGAAGCGACATTAGAATCATGGCCTACAAGTAAAGTGAATTTTGGTTTATTTTCATTTTCGCTAAACGACTGATTGATGTAGTTCACTAACTTTGTGGCAACTTGCTTAGCGACAACCGGTGAACCAAATAATACCGTGTTGTAATTTTCTTTTATGGCAACCAACTGTTCAAACTGTTGATTATTTTTTATTTTACCCCATGCAACATCTTGCAAAGGGGCGCCTTCATAGTATTGTAGAATAAATGCATCAGCAATCGATGTGCCTGTGCGTAATGGTCCGGTGATACCCGGCTCTTTTCCTTTTTCAATGATGAGCTTAGTGGGTAAAGTCGAAAAATCACACTGTTTATCGGTAAGGCAATTTTGCGATTGTGAATAATTTAGAATATTTGACATGTCTTGATAGGCATGAGCCAATTTGTTATTTAAACCTTTCACACCGTCACTGTCGGCAATGTTATTAATGGCATTAATCGCCGATTGTTTAAATTCAGCGCTATCATCGCTGATCACCGGGAAAAATAGCGGATCCATTGTGCCTAAGGTTTCTTTATGCACAACAGGCACGGTGCAGCCCGGAAAGGCACCAACCGCAAAATATTGTCCGGTTGCGATAGTGCGTTGTAGGCTATTGGTATAAATGTATACATCGTTTTGGTCAGGGCAATCTTTTTGATCTAATAACTTATTATCGGCTAACCATTGACTAAAATAATGACCAAAATAGCTCTCTAACACACCACCACGAGTGGTGAGGTAACTTGCCGGGGTATCCCACTGTGGCCACTGATTAGGGGTGACTTTACCCAAAGTACTATTGGGACTGGCTAAGGGGGCTCGTAAACCATGACGGCTAAAAACGACCACTTGTTCCAACGTGTAATGATTCAGTGTTTCTAATGCTTGAGTTGAAAAAGATAAAATACACGTTAAAGCTAACACGCCTTTTAATCGTATTTTTTTCATATGCTCTCCTTTGACTGGTATAACATGTTGTAATTGATGAGGTTCATAACTGCTGACCATTAATCAATACGTTTAATTCCTTTTATTTAAGCTTTGCTGTGCATCGGGTTTGGTCATTGATATTGGCTTTTAAATTGCTCGGTTTGATAGACAAAATTGCCATTTACCATGGTTGCAGTAACTTGATTTTGTTCATTAAGCAGGACTAAATTAGCCACTTTATTGACCGCAATAGTACCTAACTGATTATCAATGCCTAATGCTTTTGCCGGATAATGGCTACCATGGAGCCAAGCTTGCTCAAAGGTAATACGGGTAAAGTTGGCAAGATTATTCACCGCCCGATCGAGCGTTAAGGTACTGCCAGCTAAACTACCGTCTTGAGTTCGCACTACATCGTTTTCCATGTGCACGGGTAATTGACCTAAATAGTAATCGCCGTTTGGCATTCCGGTTGCTCGCATGGCATCGGTAATTAATAGCAGATTGTGACCGCAGCACTTATGTGCAATGCTAACCGCTGCCGGATGCACATGATGACCGTCAACAATGATTTCGGTTTGGCAATTATCAATGCTCAGTGCCGCACCGACCACACCCGGATTACGGTGATGCAAACCGGACATGCCGTTATAGCAATGTACAACACCACTGGCGCCGGCTAAAAGTGCCGCTTTAGTAGTTTCATAATCGGCATTAGTGTGACCAATCATGACTCGGATATTTTGACTACATAACCATTTAATAATCGGTAAGGCGCTTGGGTATTCCGGCGCCAGCGCAATACATTTTAGTGTGCCGTCAGCTAACTTAAGCCACTTTTCAATAAGTTCACGGTCGGGGGCTTGTAAAAGTTCTTCCGGATGTGCGCCTTTATGAACGGCATTAAAGAAAGGACCTTCTAAATAAGAACCTAGTATGGTGGCGCCAGCGACTCCCTGTTTAATACTCTCTTTGACTTGAACTAACGCCGCTTCAATCTTTTCATGGCTTTCTGTCACTGTTGTCGCCAAAAATGCACCGACGCCGTGGCTGGCTAAAAATGAGCTAATGGTATTAAGTGATTGATGAGTGGCGTCCATTGTATCGGCACCCATTACGCCATGAATATGGGTATCAATCAGTGCCGGCATAAGTTTGAATTGATTGGGACAGGGCGTGTTACTTGGCTTGATATCGATAATTTTGCCATCTTTGATGTCAACGATAGCATTATCAAGCCAACCAACAGGTGTAAACACTTGCTTAGCATGGATTTGTTTAAATTCCATCCGTACGCTCCTTATTTGTTAGCGATTTTTTTTGATGTTCATGCCATAAGCTGGTGACCGTATTTTTACCGTTTTCAATGGTATGGTGGCGGAGTGTGGGTAAATCCAGCTCATCACGCCGAAGTAATACTTCAAGTAATAGTGGCATATTAATACCACTGACAACTTCAATATTATTATATTGATAACTTATCGTTGCTGCCAGCCTAAATGGCGAGCCACCAACAATATCTGTTAAAAATATCACACCTTCGCCACTATCACAAAGTGTTAACGCGCTATTTAATTGTTGTTCTAACTGTTCGCTACTCATACCGTCGGGAAAATTGACGGCAATAAATTGTGGTTGTTCACCAATAATTTGGCAAGCCGCTTGATAAAGTCCGGTAGCAAAGCTACCGTGACCTGTTAAAATTACACCTATCATTTATCCCCCTTATAAAAAGCCCACTAATTTACCTACCACCCCGATAATCACGGTTAAACCAATTAATTTGACGGGCGAAAAGTTACGCTTCATCAAGCTGTAAACCGCTAGCGTAAAGCCTAGTGGTAATAGATTTGGCATCAATTTATCTAACACTTCAGCTTGCAGTGCAATATGGGCTTGACCTGCGTTAATTTCTAACGGTGTGGTGAGATGTACATACGACGCCACTAATGCGCCAATTACCGTCATACCAACAATTGAAGCAGCATGTGAAATGCGTTTGGTATGGGTTTTTAATAAAGGCAATGCGCTGGTACCTGCATGATAGCCATAATGTGCAAGACCAAAACGTAAACCAAAATGGACGATATTGAACATTAATAGAAAAATGATGGGTCCAAACAAACTGCCCTCTAAGGCTAACGACGCACCAATGCCGGCACATATCGGCAGTAATGTTAACCAAAACAGTGCATCACCAATGCCGCCTAATGGCCCCATTAAGGCTACTTTTACCGCTCGTATGGTTGAAATGTTCTCTTTACCTCGTTCCATTGCCAGCACTAAGCCGGATAAAAAAGTGGCATCGAAAGGGTGAACATTAATAAACTCCATATGCATGTGCATGGCGTTTTTTAAATCATCTTTATTTTTATGGATTTTGCGCAGCGCCGGTAAGATAGTATAAAGCCAGCCGCCTGCTTGCATACGTTCGTAGTTAAAAGAGGCCTGAAGTGCTAGTGATCGAAACGCCATACGATTGATATCACCTTTAGTTAATATCACATCCTGACTTTGATCGATGTAAGTATCGGACGTGCCTTTACTTGTTGCTAATGCTTGTGCCATACGTTTTTCTGCTTTTTCGGCCATTTTTTTATCTTCATCATGGTTAAATTCCATCTTCCACCTCCATTGCATTTGTGTTTTCTGACGGGGTATTGTCATTGTTATTTCGGCTACCATTATAAAAATCAATCATGGCAATGGCTAAAGCGCCTAAGGCAATAGCCAAAATCGGTAAGTTAAGATATGTCACACCTAAAAAGCCGAGAATAAAGTAGGCAACATATGTTTTTTTCATCATTATTTTCATTAACATGGCAAAACCGATCGCAGGCATCATTCCGCCAGCAACGCTTAAGCCGTCGAGTAGCCATTTAGGGGATTTTTCAACTAATGCGGTTGCCGCATCGGCGCCGAAATAGATCGGCAAAAATGCCACAATAAAATAGAAACAAAATAGAATAATCATGCCTAAGTAGTTAACCCATTCAATTCCTTTGAAATTGAGTTTATCGACAAAGCGATCACATTTATGCATCATCGGCGAATAGATAGTAAATAAAATGGTGATACAACCTTGTACCGCAATGGCAAATGGTACGGCAATACCAATGGCAACTTTAGGATCGGCATCAGTTAAAATGGCAAAAGTGGTACCAATCACGCCACCGATTACCACATTGGGCGGTTGAGCGCCGGCTAAAGGTACCATTCCCATCCATACCAGTTCGAGTGATCCCCCAACATATAAGCCGGTTTGGATATCGCCTAATATCAGACCAACTAATGGACCAATCACGATTGGTCTGTGTAAGTGAGTGAGTCCGTCAAATAGGTCGACACCTGCAATACCGGCGAGTAATCCAATTAACAATGCATCGAATAACATAGTTTGCTCCCTGTCTTAAGTTAGATTAAGTAAATCAGTAATGTTTTCGCCTGTTTCATCAGGTACACGACGAATTTCGCAGATGACGCCTAATTGCGTCAGCGCTTTAAAAGCGGCGATATCATCGTCATCAACTGATACCGTTTTGTGAATTTGCTTTTTTCCCTCCGAAAAGTGCATATTGCCGACATTGACAAATTTGATAGGTACTCCACCTTGAACCAGTGTTAATACGTCTTGCGGGGTTTTACAAACAATAAATATTTTTTGCCGTTCTGCGGCTTTGCCAATAATGTCGATTGTTTTTTGTAAGGTGAAATATCGGGTTTGGATTCCTTGTGAGATAACCATATCCATTAGGCTTTGTTGAACCGGATCTTGCGCTGCGCTGTCATTGGCAACTAACAGTAGATTAGCGCCTAGCGCATTGACCCAAGTCACACCAACTTGACCATGCACTAAACGATTATCAATACGTGTCATAAGAATATTAGGTGTGCTCATATGTTTTTATATCCTTTTGTTGATTTGTTAAACCGATTAAATTGCTTATTTTTGATTAAACGGATAAATATGTACGCCTTTTACAACCCGATTTACTTCGCCTGTTGGGCAAGGATTATCTGGGGTTAATTCAAACCTTAGTGATTTTTCAAAGGCTAACATTTGTGCAAAAAGCAGATACGGGAACATCAACCAACAATCCGCCAATGGGCAATCGATTACCTGCATCTGTTTGTCTGAACTAGGTTGACCACTGAGGGCTATCACATCCATAGCAATCTTGTCATGTACTAGCTCATTGAATAAATCGTTATCATATTGACGAATGTAAGGATCGTTAGAGAAAAAGCAGACCACTAAACTGCTCGAATCAACCATAAATTTAGGCCCATGGCGTAACCCTAGTATTGAATCAAAGCGGCTGGCTATTTTGCCGGCGGTTAATTCTAAAATCTTTAAAGCTGATTCTTGTGCTACACCGGTAAAGCAACTACTGCCAACATAAATCACTCGCTCATGTGGTTGTTGTGCAAGTTGTTTGGTAATAGGTTGCCAGGTTAAAATTTTATCTTCACAGATGTTGGCAATGGTTGTAATTGTCTTACAAGCATCGTCATGGCCAATATCGCCAAGTAGTAATAACGTGGCTAACATCATGCTGCTGATACTTGACGTCATGGCAAAACCTAAATCATGTGATCCTTCAGGCATAACAAATTGCAATATACGTTTAGGGTCGTTTTTTTCATGCGCATAATCGGTTAGTGCGCAGGTTGGATTACAGGTTAAAAATAGGTGATAGCAATCTGATACTAATTGATCGGCTAATTTTACCGTTGCGATACTTTCCGGACTGTTACCGGAGCGGGCAAAAGATACCACTAATGTTTTTTTATTCGGTGATAAATATTGCAATGGATCAGCAACAATTTCAGTTGTGCCATAAGCACGGACATTACGCTTTGTATGCTCTCTTAACCAAGGTGCCAGCGCAACGCCACCAAAAGCAGAGGAGCCGGCACCGGTTAGAATGATTTCCAGATCGGGATCGGCAAGTAATGGCTGTAAAAATGCGTTTAACTGCTCGTGTTGTTGGGTAATGATTTCTAATAAGTCCCGCCAAATTTGGGGTTGTTGGCAAATCTCTTTAGCGGTATTTTCTGCGCCATGTTTTGTGAGCCAATCTAATGAGTAATCTAAATATTTTTGCATGTTCTTTATCCTATTTATTAAGTGTTTATCTGGTTAAAAAAGAGCCTGTTTATATATCTGCAATAACAACATTAATGCCTAAAGTATGTAATTGCGTTAAGTATTCTTTGGGGATTTTTGAGTCAGTGACCAGTGTTTCAATTGGGTTAATCTTTTCAATCATACAAAAGCTTTTACGACCAAATTTGCTTGAGTCGGTGACAGCGATAATTTGCCCCGAAACCTGACACATGACACGGTTAACCGATGCTTCACCAAAATTAGGTGTGGTAATGCCGGCGCTTAAATCAAATCCGTCAACACCTAAAAAGAGTTTATTGAAGTGGTACATTTTTAATTGCTGTTCAACGGTAGGTCCTGAAATGGAGTAAGCATTTTTGCGAATATTGCCGCCGGCAATAATTACTTCAATATCGGTATTAGTTGATAAGTCGTAGGCAATATTAATGGCATTAGTAAAGACAATAAGATTTTGTTTTTGGCGTAAATA
It encodes the following:
- the nagA gene encoding N-acetylglucosamine-6-phosphate deacetylase — encoded protein: MEFKQIHAKQVFTPVGWLDNAIVDIKDGKIIDIKPSNTPCPNQFKLMPALIDTHIHGVMGADTMDATHQSLNTISSFLASHGVGAFLATTVTESHEKIEAALVQVKESIKQGVAGATILGSYLEGPFFNAVHKGAHPEELLQAPDRELIEKWLKLADGTLKCIALAPEYPSALPIIKWLCSQNIRVMIGHTNADYETTKAALLAGASGVVHCYNGMSGLHHRNPGVVGAALSIDNCQTEIIVDGHHVHPAAVSIAHKCCGHNLLLITDAMRATGMPNGDYYLGQLPVHMENDVVRTQDGSLAGSTLTLDRAVNNLANFTRITFEQAWLHGSHYPAKALGIDNQLGTIAVNKVANLVLLNEQNQVTATMVNGNFVYQTEQFKSQYQ
- a CDS encoding HAD-IA family hydrolase, producing the protein MKAKGILFDLDGTLVNSLPAVERCWLKFAQRHHLDATQVLTTIHGRKAIDNIKLFLPDQPASLIEQEYHWMEQLESNDVQGIDEIPGASDFLQLLSSMNIPWGIVTSGTKIVAEARFSLLQVAKPPVFITGEMVANTKPAPDGYLQGAKLLGLAASSCIVFEDSAAGIESANKANCQVIGVNTSNLINHHAQLNIDNFNDLIVEKITGSDQFIINKKTFC
- a CDS encoding hexose kinase translates to MILTITMNPSVDISYPLNTLHINDINRVANVRKTAGGKGLNVTRGVKFSGIEVLASGIVGGTTGEYIQKQLDSDNIHYHFYVTKHESRNCIAILHEGNQTEILESGPTLGQKEVDAFLAHYQTLMDKAKVMTISGSLPQGFPVDFYATLIQIANKKSIPVLLDSSGKMLLATLVSERKPYLIKPNKDELQQIIQMDIDVNDTASLIKAVDHPLLNAIPFIIISLGKNGAFARCHQQYYQVSIPKIDVVNPVGSGDVTLAGLAVSIHENESIETMLKRAMTMGMLNAMESQTGFVNMHNYDDYFQQVIVNQIY
- a CDS encoding SIS domain-containing protein produces the protein MQKYLDYSLDWLTKHGAENTAKEICQQPQIWRDLLEIITQQHEQLNAFLQPLLADPDLEIILTGAGSSAFGGVALAPWLREHTKRNVRAYGTTEIVADPLQYLSPNKKTLVVSFARSGNSPESIATVKLADQLVSDCYHLFLTCNPTCALTDYAHEKNDPKRILQFVMPEGSHDLGFAMTSSISSMMLATLLLLGDIGHDDACKTITTIANICEDKILTWQPITKQLAQQPHERVIYVGSSCFTGVAQESALKILELTAGKIASRFDSILGLRHGPKFMVDSSSLVVCFFSNDPYIRQYDNDLFNELVHDKIAMDVIALSGQPSSDKQMQVIDCPLADCWLMFPYLLFAQMLAFEKSLRFELTPDNPCPTGEVNRVVKGVHIYPFNQK
- the agaW gene encoding PTS N-acetylgalactosamine transporter subunit IIC; this translates as MLFDALLIGLLAGIAGVDLFDGLTHLHRPIVIGPLVGLILGDIQTGLYVGGSLELVWMGMVPLAGAQPPNVVIGGVIGTTFAILTDADPKVAIGIAVPFAIAVQGCITILFTIYSPMMHKCDRFVDKLNFKGIEWVNYLGMIILFCFYFIVAFLPIYFGADAATALVEKSPKWLLDGLSVAGGMMPAIGFAMLMKIMMKKTYVAYFILGFLGVTYLNLPILAIALGALAIAMIDFYNGSRNNNDNTPSENTNAMEVEDGI
- the agaR gene encoding transcriptional repressor AgaR; this translates as MNNEIINALQRREKIIHLLGKKNTVTVNKLSKLFNVSTVTIRNDLRYLEQKGCVLRSYGGAMLNKTFAFDRPLLDKSRINSTIKNKIAQKAAAMVHDGDRIILDSGSTTAAMVPYLRQKQNLIVFTNAINIAYDLSTNTDIEVIIAGGNIRKNAYSISGPTVEQQLKMYHFNKLFLGVDGFDLSAGITTPNFGEASVNRVMCQVSGQIIAVTDSSKFGRKSFCMIEKINPIETLVTDSKIPKEYLTQLHTLGINVVIADI
- the agaF gene encoding PTS galactosamine/N-acetylgalactosamine transporter subunit IIA → MIGVILTGHGSFATGLYQAACQIIGEQPQFIAVNFPDGMSSEQLEQQLNSALTLCDSGEGVIFLTDIVGGSPFRLAATISYQYNNIEVVSGINMPLLLEVLLRRDELDLPTLRHHTIENGKNTVTSLWHEHQKKSLTNKERTDGI
- the agp gene encoding bifunctional glucose-1-phosphatase/inositol phosphatase yields the protein MKKIRLKGVLALTCILSFSTQALETLNHYTLEQVVVFSRHGLRAPLASPNSTLGKVTPNQWPQWDTPASYLTTRGGVLESYFGHYFSQWLADNKLLDQKDCPDQNDVYIYTNSLQRTIATGQYFAVGAFPGCTVPVVHKETLGTMDPLFFPVISDDSAEFKQSAINAINNIADSDGVKGLNNKLAHAYQDMSNILNYSQSQNCLTDKQCDFSTLPTKLIIEKGKEPGITGPLRTGTSIADAFILQYYEGAPLQDVAWGKIKNNQQFEQLVAIKENYNTVLFGSPVVAKQVATKLVNYINQSFSENENKPKFTLLVGHDSNVASLFSTIKIKPYQLADQFETTPIGGKVVFQKWRNNQTGEAMMKIEYFYQSTDQIRHLTELNRQNPPLKVTLEMENCPINTLGFCAFSTFKQAMSKATQ
- a CDS encoding PTS system mannose/fructose/sorbose family transporter subunit IID, with amino-acid sequence MEFNHDEDKKMAEKAEKRMAQALATSKGTSDTYIDQSQDVILTKGDINRMAFRSLALQASFNYERMQAGGWLYTILPALRKIHKNKDDLKNAMHMHMEFINVHPFDATFLSGLVLAMERGKENISTIRAVKVALMGPLGGIGDALFWLTLLPICAGIGASLALEGSLFGPIIFLLMFNIVHFGLRFGLAHYGYHAGTSALPLLKTHTKRISHAASIVGMTVIGALVASYVHLTTPLEINAGQAHIALQAEVLDKLMPNLLPLGFTLAVYSLMKRNFSPVKLIGLTVIIGVVGKLVGFL
- a CDS encoding DeoR/GlpR family DNA-binding transcription regulator, giving the protein MNASERRQQIVELLNTKGTVLVSDLSGQYDVSEVTIRTDLRLLEKQGVLTRFHGGATKIMSKGDLKSFKELQLEERYQRFIEAKKRIAIEAVKHVKEGDTIILDSGSTTMLIAEELVKLKHITVITNSLTSAFILSDNSDIMLFMCGGTLRHKTRSFHGKIAEQSLDGISADILFVGADGIDPKRGITTFNEGYTISSVMANAARQVVAVLDSSKFGRNGINIVLPLNKLSTIITDTDVDNSYKQQFEEKGIGFIAV
- the agaV gene encoding PTS N-acetylgalactosamine transporter subunit IIB; its protein translation is MSTPNILMTRIDNRLVHGQVGVTWVNALGANLLLVANDSAAQDPVQQSLMDMVISQGIQTRYFTLQKTIDIIGKAAERQKIFIVCKTPQDVLTLVQGGVPIKFVNVGNMHFSEGKKQIHKTVSVDDDDIAAFKALTQLGVICEIRRVPDETGENITDLLNLT
- a CDS encoding tagatose bisphosphate family class II aldolase; protein product: MYLISSQEMLKKAQRENYAVPAFNIHNLETIQVVIDTAKQLQSPVILAATPGTYRYAGTEYLINICKTAAQIKHFPFALHLDHHEDVDDIQAKIAGGIRSIMIDASHHPFEENIDIVRNMVEFSHKFNASVEAELGRLGGQEDDLIVDDKDSAFTDPDAAREYVERTGIDSLAVAIGSAHGMYKGEPKLDFDRLAKIREKVAIPLVLHGASGIPEAMVKKSISLGICKVNVATELKIAFSDALKQYFQAQPDANDPRHYMQPAKLAMAKIVEDKIRICGSAGKL